The DNA sequence CTGGCATCTTGCTCTGTATCCTTTCGTCTCTTACTGCCAAGATTACAAAGCACATTTTATGGGTTTCTTCCATCTGGATTGCCCTCTCACTTCTCTCTTGGAAACACCATGCTTCATTCTCAGTTTATTGTAATACAGTTGCTTCTCACTATGCAGATCATTCTGTGCTTTCATAGCACCTCGTGGAAtagtcaaaggggggggggttgtcacaGTTTAATGTATTATCTGTACATGTACAGAATGAATCTACAAAATACACCTAAtcataggctatatttctgaaTTCTGAATGTGTGAACATAGAGATTAACTATGGTTACTAACTTGGTAAAAAATCTCATATGTAGCGGTGAACAAAATCCatactgtgtgttttttttaaaaaaagcacaaacAAACAAGACAGAACATAAATAGTTTCAAATAATGATACCCTGACATATGAAAACTGTTTTTATCAAAAGTCATTGATTGGCAGACGATTTGATAGATGAACAAACAGAAAGTAATTAGTAGACACTCATTCTAAGCATGCAGTTATTAGCCTTGTTAGAATGCAAATTTGATATGAAACATATTGTGTTCACATTTGCTGTCTGGCATAATAAGGCAGAGACTTTGAAGGTAATTTTGGATGCGCTTCGTAGACATTTTACTTCAGTGCAGACCTATTAAATTCAGTAGAACTGCTCAGGAGTAAGTGGGTTGTAAATTCCCTGTGTGTGAAGCAAAGCCATCCAGAATTAACAACATCTTGGCTTTTCATCAGCAATGCTTGAATGCATAAATGAAGACACACTGCCTTGCAAAGGCAGTGCTTTCAGCTCTTAATTGAATTCATCTTCCTTAAGGAATGTTCACAGTTGTGTTCAAAACTTCTGGGGATAAGGGCTAAATGCTGGAAAAAAACTCATTTGTCATAAATGAATAGGTGTGTGCATTCCAGTGGGTGTTGAGAATGTTTCAAGGTACAATCCTATACACAGGAGTCATCTGCATGGACCTCCTAAACACACCTTGGAGGTCCCTCAGGGTGCCTGTTGCAGTGTGTACATTTAGATAGGTGGACACCTCTGTGCTAATCACCCACTCTCAAATGCCATGAAAAAAGCCTGGTGGAGAGGGGGCTTTCTCACTTTAAGGTTGGGTTTGGGAATAGCAACACTAGAATAGGTACTTTGCTACATGCAAGATTTACATTTTCTGATGCAGGATTCCAGCCCTCTCTGTCTTCTTTTGtttgttctgccttttctctgtggtGCTCTGGGAAGCATACATGCTTCCTCCCATCCCATCATATTATCAACAGTGCTATGAAATAGAAGGTGATTTCTTTAAGTCATCCATGTTCAAAGTAATTTGAACATGAATCTTTCCAGTTCTGTAGCAGCATTAAATGCTACATTACACTGCGCACACACATCCAGCCACTGTTTTGAGACCCACAGGTATGCACCAAAGTGAACTGCAATGTTATCCTTATTTTAGGATTTTAGTAGTTTGCCTTTTGTATAAGGAAAtggagcaacagaaagcaagTGGGAGAGCTGCATGATGAGATGAAGAGTTTTTTCAATCTTTTAATGGTGTGGCTGATTTTACTCCTGTATGACAAGGTGTacctgccaaacttcctttttcAAGTAATACTAAGAGTGCTCAGTAGTTCTCTGATCATGTACATTACCTAAATAATCCTTAAGTACAGCTCTATAAAATGGTGGTGGATTTTTCACATCTTGCACATGGTATGTTGAGTAAAAGTGGCATTACTAAACCCATCTGCCATCCATAACAGAAATGAAACTTGAATATATTcaactacagtccaaaacataccacagaaatataaaacaatttaattatCTTATTTATGTAGGGACTCAAGCCAGTCACATCTGTGGAATCACCACCTCTCATCTTTGGAACACCAACAAAAATTGCCTCAGAAGCACCACCAACGGTTGAGTTTTGGGGTAAAAACAAGGTACCAGAACTACAGAAGTTCTTTCAGGTgagaaaaatatacttttttagAAAAATTCAGAAGGTTCACATTGTGTTCTTAATGTAATTGATAGTTAGCACTTCTTAGGTTTTGCACTCTACATTTTTATGACATAATTctacagtgagcccatgccatacGTGAGCTTGTTATagatggcttccagcttatgcggaagtCGCCAGGAAAATGGGAGAATGGTGcatacatgagccccattatatctaatggttctcaagcatacatgctttttgccttatgcaggtGGGAGGAGAGAGTCCGGAAGTGGGAATTGTGCAGTTCTCAGGTGACTGAAAGTCACATAAAAACACACCAGATGTTCCTAGATTGCAAGTGTAGCAGCCTTGACCAGCATAATGAGGAGGACTGttaagagttgcagtccaacagcatcaggAGGGCTTCAAGGTTCCCACCCCTTCCCTAGATGCATTGCTTGATTCCCAAAAGACAAGCAGACAGACGTCCTCAGTTTCATAGTTGCTGGTCAAGCTTGGCACAAATAAATTTTCCTTTCTGGATTAGGGTTTCAGTAAGTCACTTGGGGTGAAAGTGTAAATGAATTTCTTAATGTTTATATCATGTCTGTTTTACTAACAGAAGCCTGATGGTTTGCCGGTGCATTTGAAACGGGGCCTTCCTGATCAGCTTCTTTACCGGACCACAATGGCACTAACAATAGGAGGGACCATCTACTGTCTGATAGCTCTCTACATGGCTGCCCATCCAAAAAGACAGAAGTGAATATCTGACCAATGGGGGCTAGTTACTATCCTCTAGACAGAGAGTTTGCATTTAACTCTCTGCTGTTCCACTTCAGTCATGTGACTGTAGCAGAGATTCCATATTGAGATTAAGGAAGATAATTTAGGAGAATAATGACATTTCAATATTTAGGAAGAGGAGAGCAAAATTAGTACCAGGAGGTGGGGAAAAGCCACAGTTTCCAGTGTCATTCTGCATTCTTGGCACCCTTCACTATGAAATAGAGAATGGTCTGTGTAAGTTCCAAAGAGCAAGGCATGGCAAGTTCATGATGGGAACTGGAAATggagttacagtggtgcctcgggttacgaaattaattcgtaacgcggccgctttcgtaacccgaaaagccttcgtaagccgaattgccataggcgctaatggggaaaagccgcgattccgtgcgaaaaagccgaaaaaagcaccaaaagttttttcgtaacccgaaaaaacattcgtaacccgaaacaataattccctatgggattttttcgtatcccgaaaatttcgtaacctgggtatttcgtatcccgaggtaccactgtatgttgatCTATGTCTTTACTTCACCCTCCCTGCCTCTCAGGAACAAGGGCAAAGGGTTGACTTACAGAAGCAAAATTATGATACTGGCTCAATCCAAAATGGCagataaattatttttcttcacaCATTTCATAAGAATACAGTGGTTGGCCTCAAATTCTGTTGAATGCTCTGAGTAGAGTTGCTTTTTCTTTTGTCAAATGCTACCTTATTCCAATGAGCAGATAACTTTTTTTCTCTGAAAATCTGTACACTTTGTTAGCCCATCTCTTGGAAATACAGTGTTGTCATGAAGATGGATACAGTGTGGCAGCACTAACTCCACCCTCCTTCCCTGGTCCAATCTCTCTGTAAtgaagtttgttttgtttaaacattGAAATAAATACTGGGTCATTTCAGatttgtcttgtctttttaataGAAAATATGAAATACATCTTTATATGATTTGCTTTTGAGTTTTGATAATGAAAATGAACTACATGATCGTTATAAATGACCCAATGTTTTCCAAATGTATGACAGCCAAGTTATAGTAAATAAGTTATATTTAATATCTATCAAATTTACTCCAGTGAGCTAGTGGTGATAAACAGAGTGGAACAAAATTAGTAGAATAGATATGAAAGTGTGGCTTAATTATATATGACAACATGCAAAATGCATATTTGaacagaatcttttttttttgcagtttaaaGTATTCAACTTCATTCCTTTGCAAATCTCAAGTTtccctgttttgttttcaaatgctCCCTCCCTATTTTatcttaattaatttttttcatttcttttttccccttgcatTCCTTATAATCGGTGAGAGTTTCTTAGGTTTTACTCAAGCCCTGTCTCTTGGACTTCTGCTTGGATGAACAAATACATCTGTCCCAGTCTCACTCATTTCCTTGTTTACTTCAAATCAAATTTTCTTCTGGGATTTTTGCTGCCACCTCACTGCATGGTATACAATTTATCTATCACAGTTCTGCATCAGTTATCTGAACAGATGCAGAACTATCACTCACACCACCATGGGTACCACTCAGATAAGGCATCATAattttgaaaaagcaaataaagaataataaatgaTAAGCTGCatcctattttgattttcttgtgTTTGTAGTAAAGCAAGCATGAATGGAAAGGAACAGAATTTATAAGATGTGTcaactttttggactgcaaactACAGTTCAATTCACTGATTACAGACGATAGCAAAATAAGCTTTAGGCCAGCTGCAGGTTCCCTGTTCCTGCATTAAAACAGGGAAGTGAAATATAGAATGAGATGATAGGCAATATATTTCACTACACATTAAAATCAGGGAAGGCTGCTGTGGACGCACTAAAATACCAACAAGATTGTCCCTGACCCTATAAGAAAAACAATCTCTAAAATATTAATCAATTGCCTGTACCTAAAATACAGAGTATTTTGGAAAGGACACATTGTCCAATAGAAGACCAAGTAGTATGTTCTGCATTGGTTATTAAATAAAATGCTAGCATTGTCATTCAAAAATATATTATCTGTTTGTCATTGATTTATCAGTGATGTATGTTTTGGTGTAACAGCTTCTGTGATATGGTAAAATGCATTATTTAGAACTAAGTATATTCACTCCTCTAGACTGCTTCATAGTGTCCTGTTGTGCACTCTTCATTCATGATCTTTGAATCTTATATCTCAGCTGaacaataaaactaaaacttCAGCATAGAGGGTTGCAGGGGTACACAATCATGCCTTGTTCACTGCCTGTCAGAATGATCAATGTACCAAAGTATAGACTATACACTTTGTATAGTATATTCAAAGGGTACATTGTGTCTAGTGTTTATGCCCATACAATGTCCCAGTGTATGCTCATAGAGTTCCTGCACTTAACGCGGGAATTCCAAGTGAAGGTCTATGGCTCTTCTGGTATGTTTCAAATGCATATGGTGGGAGAAAAACCCTAAACCCAATTACTAAACCCAACTACAATAGACCTACTGAATTAATGAGATTTGCGAAactgttgacttaccattcagcagctGATTCAGTGGATTTGCTCTAGCTGGGACTGGCAAATAGATTTGGATCTCTGGCTATTGGGTTTGTTTGTGGCAAGGTTAGCCTCCATGGGCCTGAAACCTCCAAGTTATTCAACATACAGAGAGGCCTTATAatccagtgcttctcaggctatctcaTATGGGGAACTGGAAATTATCCCTCTTTTCCCACTGTGCTGGGAACTGGCACGGCATTGTGTCCATTGGTTACAACTATTTTATTCCATGGAAACTCACCACGGACAAGCAGACAATGATttgtaccgaggaagtggacaagatccttcgaagtgttaggaggacgatttgctcccttgatccctgtccctcatggctggcagctcaggggggagatgcggtgTTAACACTCTTGCATctcattattaatacatctctaagagagggtcagtttccatccaatttaaaattagcagtggtcaaacccctgctaaaaaagccctccttagaccccctgatccacaacaattatcggccaatctcgctgctgccttttttggggaaggtgatcgagagagcagtcgctctccagcttcaatcgatcttggatgacaccgattttctggacccatttcaaaccggcggGCTATGGAGTAGAgattgccatggtcgccttagttgattatctccgtctgggcatggacaggggaagcgtgtccctgttagtgcttttggacatctcagcggctttcgataccctcgaccatggtatccttctggagcgcctgagggagctggggatccggggcactgctctgcagtggttccggtcctacctctcaggcagattccagatggtggagctggggggactgtcgctctgataagagggcccttacatctggtgtccctcagggagtgatcttgtcccctatgcttttcaacatttacatgaaaccgctgggagagatcatccggagacacggggcgcggtgttatcagtacgctgatgacacccaaatagttttctctgtgtctccgactgatgcagtaactaaggatggcatctctcccctagatgcctgcttggcgtcggtaatgggctggatgagggagaacaaactcagtgtgaatccagggaaaacggaagtactggtgataggtttcccagttccgggtggtgagatctgtcacccggtcctgaatgggatcacgctccccttgaaggactcggtgcgcagcttgggagtactccttgactcgtcgctccagttgacatctcaggtggatgcgacgatcaggagtgcttgttatcagcttcgcctgatacgtcagctgcatccctacctggaccgtaggaaccttgaaactgttgtacatgctttggtaacctctcgattggatttctgcaatgcgctttacatggggcaacccttgtaccaaacccggaaactgcaattggtgcagaatatggcagcaagattggtcgctggtagctccaggtcggaccatataacacctattttaaaagaccttcactggctgcttattcgcttccgagctcaatacaaggtgttggttttgacctataaagccctaaatggcttgggcccagtgtacttggaggaccgtctctccccatataatccaccccacacactcagaacatctgggacaaatctgttaaaGGTCCTCagtcacattttgtgaggacctcacagagggcttttaccatcgtCGCCCCCTCCCTTTGGAACAGGCTCCCCGTAGAGCTCCGCTCCTCCTCATcgttagtttcttttaaaaagaacttaaaaacgcatttatttcagttagcattaccacc is a window from the Sceloporus undulatus isolate JIND9_A2432 ecotype Alabama chromosome 1, SceUnd_v1.1, whole genome shotgun sequence genome containing:
- the LOC121919121 gene encoding cytochrome c oxidase subunit 7A-related protein, mitochondrial, whose product is MYYRFSGFTQRLVGAGASAAYAPQGLKPVTSVESPPLIFGTPTKIASEAPPTVEFWGKNKVPELQKFFQKPDGLPVHLKRGLPDQLLYRTTMALTIGGTIYCLIALYMAAHPKRQK